One Populus nigra chromosome 16, ddPopNigr1.1, whole genome shotgun sequence genomic window, TCTCTTCTCTGCCGAGCTTTATAAAACTCTAATTATCGTCATCTCGGTATACAGGTAAAAAACCGGTGGGCGGGGAAGACGATAGTAGATTTATTTGCGGAAGAATTCAAAGGCAGACCCTATGATTATTATGTAATTatcaactcatttttttatattaaattccttttaatcttatttaaagTTTGGGGATTTTGAGTATTTGTGGAGTAATTAATGTAGGTCAGTGCTGTTAAATGTGGACGGATACAAGTTGATGGAGAAATGGTTCCTGTTTCGTACATTGTTAAATCGTCGCAGAAGATCAGCCATTTCGTGCACAGGTGTGTGCTTTTGCCGTGGTTGATTGCAAGGTTTACTTGGATAGTTTTTAACTTAACTAGAGCTTTTGTTCCCGCatgagtatatttttaaaatttgctcTTGCacagcttttattttatttttcgaaGTTGTCTCGAACTTTGAATTGATGTTGCAAAGATTGTAGGCATGAACCGCCGGTGATGGCCTGGGATGTTCCCATTCTTGATAAAGAAGATGATGTCGTAACTGTTTGGAAGCCAGCAACTGTACCTGTGAGTTATCTGTGACTTGGTTTTCCTCTTTTCATGGGTGATATTGACGTCATTCTATCTGATactttgaagagaaaaaaaaagttgttattcTATCAATGTGCTTATTAATATTTCCTGATTTTGTTGGGTCCTAGggtatataatatttattcttattgTTTATTGTTCTTGAAGAATTTTATCAGGTCTtagaattttacttttaattgctGAGATTAGTTTAGTATGCtgctttctccttctttctATCATAATAacattagataatttttaataggcctATTTTTCTCCTAAaatgttagatttttttagagAACTAGATGGTCTATGGCATATTTCCGCATATTTTCATGTGAAATTAGTCCATAAAACTAACCATACCAAGGATCTAATATAACTGTTTGATGATAtttcctccattttttttcttgttccttATAATTGCTATACTATTTCTGGCGTGGGAGGCATAAAGGAGAAATTGTTCCTTGCCATGTTTAACGATCAATTATGTTACAATTGTCTTTAAAACGTGACAGAAGAACTGGAGACAACCATGCATACTTATATTTGTCTTTCAATCATGTTTTGGCATCCATTTCTAAGCTTTCTGTTGGTGGAACCAGTCACCCTTGGGCAagttatgtttgatttttaatgaGTGTGTAACAGAGCTAATATTAATTTGTGATACTGGCTTGAGTATTGtcaataaaatgattatatCTCATTTGATTGTCATGTTAGCCCGTGCcagctaaaaaaaattgttcatctGTGTGCTGTTTGTGATGTGAGAGAGAGTTGAAATTCTCTGCATTACCATCTTCTGATATAGATTAGTCTCTTTTTCTGTGGTGCTAATCATAGATTAATTTCTATTCTTATATAGGTGCATCCTTGTGGTCAGTATCGCAAGAATACTGTTGTTGGCGTTCTCCAGGCAGAACATGGGTTAGCTCCCTTATTTCGTATCCGAACATGATTTACACTTGAAAGCAAGTATTGTAGCTTTTCCATGAGCTTCTTAAAAGTCTTGAATTGAGAAActtaaatatgttttctttgtacttcaatttgttttgtctggttttccattttattttggattgtttccCTTGACATGGTCATGCCAGCGGTTCATCGGCTAGATCGGCTTGTTTCAGGACTCCTTATCTTGGCTAGAAATGCTACAAGGGCTGACCTTTTTAGGCAAGAGGTATTTTCCGTACTGTTGTATCTTTATTACAATTATAGGTACCATGCTGCTTTGAATATGCTGGCATGACATCAGATATCTGTACTTGTGTACTGCTAAGGAATACTCATCTCTCTCTTGTTATCTGATTGTTGCAGATTGAAGCTGGCAAAGTACAGAAACAATATGTTGCAAAGGTCTTTGGGGTATTTCCTGAGGATGAGGTAGTACATATCTATGGCCCGTGATAAGAAACTACATTCTTATCTGATGATTTTTAGCTAATAAGCTCTAGATGATAGTTTAATCTTAGGGTATTTGAAGAAACAaactattagaaaaaaaatgttaaatagtATAGTTTTGTTTTGCCAAGCAAATAGATTGGAAAAAATTTATGATCTTTTTTGTAAAATAGGTATTTAACATGAGATATAAGTGAGAAAATGACTGGTCTGCAATTGTTACGCTACCATCTTCTAAGTAGAGATTTGCCAAACCCAGAATCCATGACCTTCagatgcatatttttttattaaccagACATACGCGCGCATGCTTATGTCTTCTTGCAACATATTTGATATGCTGCTGAGAATGCTGTTGTTTCTTATTAAAAGTAAGCCTTTGCATGATAACACTTAAGCTTTCTTATGCATTTTCATTTCAGCAAATTGttgatgttaatgttaattacaATGCTCGAGAAGGAAGGAGCACTGTAGAGGTGAGGCTTTTTATTCATCTCTTCTATGCTTTAGGGGTGTCACTGTTTATATTAGATCCTATGGATTTCTGGTTTCCCTGTCAACTAAAGGTGTGAATATGCATTTCACAAATTATATTTCCATATGTGCTTGGCATGCTATGGAGTCATTCCTACTTCAttcattcaaatattattttgagattAGTACACATCCCATATTGATGCTTTGCTCATCTTCTGAAGCATCGCTTTCTTGAATGGGTACTTTATTTGTGAAGCTGTCATATACTATTATAGTGGATGCAGGTCACTTTACGTgcccttattttttaatcacttgCCTTGGATCTGGAGTGGCTCATATCTGGTGGGAAGGATCATTCTCATGGAGGAGAACTTTTGTTCTAAAATTTTTGGTCTTTCTACATAGGTTTTAACATGGTATGGGTAgtctttttttatgatagaGTATAACAGTTCATTTCCATCACCCCTAGGAGTTTCTCGGTGTTCTCTGCTCTGAACCTGGGTCATGGTGCTATAGTTCTCTTTGCATAGCTCTAAGTTTGAGAGTGCTTGTGTATGATTCTTGGTGCTATATTTTTCATCCATCACTCTTAAACTTTTTGTGAGTGGGCCTCGCGTGTCCGCTTGTGCCCTGGTGCATTCTCTATGTTTCTTGCTTATATTGTATTTGCAAAGTGGCAACGCTGATTTTCTTAGTATAAGCATGCATGGTTATGGTGGGTGTTAGTAATATGGTTATTGGCCATGAGAAATGCTAAGCTGTTGGTTTGTGATGCTATTCTTTGTGCTTGATATTTATCAGTGAGATATCTTGAACCCTAATATTAGTTTTGCTATATCTATAGCTTTCTTTAGTGTTTGCAACCAAGCCTCATTTCTTTTCCCACCCTCGTTAACATCAAATATAAGGCAGAGGAAATGCCTATATTGAGTTTGTACGCccttttttattgtctttacaGGTGGGTAACTCTTGTGATGGTTCTCCCATCAAGGGAAAGACTGCCTGTACAAAGTTTACAAGGATTGGCACCAATGGCATTCACAGCATTGTTTTGTGTAAACCAATCACTGGCCGAACTCATCAAGTAAGAAAAATTTTCTGACCACAGAAGCAATATTGGATATATTATGATCTTCTCCTGCTTGGTTCATAGATGCCTCAGATCTCTGTTACCCTAACTTTTCTCCTGCTTGGTTCATAGATTTCttcttaccattttttttttttatgttagagaTGATTGCTTTTATCCTTTATTTGTAACCACCTTCTTTACAAGAAATCTGCACCATACTTTCCTTttctaaaataaccaaaatatcaATTATAGCTTAATCAACTAGGTGGGGAAGGGTTTTACCCCTGAGATTGTCATTTTGCTAAGAGAATTCCCAAACCCCAGTACCTATCTTTGGCCTGTCCTACTATAGATTGTTTGCCTTTTTAGCAACATCTCTCACATGATCTCTTTGTGGATGGGAAGAAAACCTAATCCAAGCCTCTGTATTCTAACTGCAGAAAAGGCAGATGAGATTTGTGATACTTCTGCATTCCTTTGTTTTTGTAGAGTGGACTAGTTACTAAGAATAGCAAGCCaggtttgaatttgaaaagCAAATTAGTTTCCACTAATCCAGTCTCCAGGCTATAGACCTCGGGGTTTCCCATGCACTTGCAGCACCCAAAACAATTTCACTTTCAGAAACCATGAAACACAATCTCCTTTTCATTTGATATGCTATATAGGATACAGGCTTCCAAATAAACCCTTCTATATGCACAAGATCTTCGAACTAGCAGGACTCCTGGAGACTATCTCTgtctaataatttttcaaaccacGGACTATGCAGAGGTGGATCATGCATAATGTGCATCCAACACTTCTTGAGGGGAATGCCAAGTAAACCTATAGAAAGTAGATGTGTAGTCTCAAATGGTATCACAAGTCACAAGCTTAGGGCTTTGCTTCTCTTTGCTTCTAAGCTTTAGTCAAAGAACAATCCCGGGTACACAGGCATTCCAAAAGCTCCAGTTAATTAACAAATAAGGCTGAACCAAGCCATCCAGAATGAACCATGTTGAGCAAAAGTGAACTAGGTTCATCTCACAACAGAGGCTAGATTCCATGGTACTCAAACCTTTAATGGCATAGCCTGTTCCTTCTTTGCATAGAACTTAGCTCAAACTGGTTTAATCACTTACCATTTTCCCTTTTTGCCCACTATAGACgcatttgcttttgtttttgtaatagcCCAGGTACTCTCTTTGGAACAGCAAGCATGCTGTAAATTACTTTTATGCAAATCTAATCTTCGTTCTTTCCTGTTTAAGCCTTATGTCTGTACTGCATTCACCATAATTTAGGAAGTTTCTCAATCCTTTAATTATTTGGTGACTCTGTCTCTTGTAGATCCGTGTCCATTTGCAATACACAGGACATCCTATAGCCAATGACATTCTTTATCTATCCGAAAATGTTACTAATCGATCTAGTGAAGGACTGAATGCTGATAGAGCTGCACACAGTCCAAACAATTGTCTTGTGCCTGAAAATAACAGTTCTGATAAGTATGAAGACAGTACCGAAGAAGATTTTGACATTGATCCTATGTGCACAAACTGTCCAAATTTGGTTCCAAAAGGGTGAGATACTTTTGTTACTAGGTGTATTGTAAAACTGTGATTAGCTGGGGGTCATGTGAGCTTTATTTTACTGTTTTCAGGTATGACGGTCATGAAGAGGGTTTATGGCTGCATTGTGTGCAATATTCTGGGTCTGGATGGGTTTATCAATGTCCATATCCGGACTGGGCGGTTCTCACCTAGTAAATCTTGGTCTTTACTTttcctttgccttttgttctattttttttctttttgtaatcaacgttaatttttaaatattcattgagaaaaaaaatgtattttcacAAACAGGATTTTGACAAGGTTTCACTGTGGTTTCTGATGAAAAGATCATGCATCTTTCTTAATGATAATCGTGTGTACAAAAATTCCCGTTTTTCCGTTACAGAATTGACTTCAATGTTTCCTTCCACCGAATTCCGTTAAATGTTGAgtgcatgaaaaataaatggaagaaaattATACGTAacgataattataaaaaataataaaggataacTCATGTACAGGACTTGTTTCATGGAAGTTTGAAAATTATACttgcacaaaaagaaaaagaaaaagaaaatatagaacataaataatttgaaaccatcaattttcACAATTGGCTCCTTGAAGTATCAAGGCATTCTTCAATCGGGTGGTTTGTGCTTAGTGTCTAGCTTGTgttcgaaaatatattaaaatttattaattttaagttaaatgtatttttaaaatgcacttAAACATTgtttaaattatctttgaagTATTTGAATGGAGTACTCatgatttataaatcaaaaccaccgcaaataaatatgaaataaatggCCAATAATAGTATGAGTTGAATCACTATTAGAAGTTGACAAGAATCACTTTAAGTGGTCACATGATGACACAGACCGGAGTCTTATTCCACCTCTATTCTCAGAAAAGTTTGGATCGAATATATGGTATGATTCCGAGCCAAGGATTTAAGATCCATTTGTTTTCTGGCATCATGGCACAACGGGTCCTAACATAGTCTTAGATTTCATCAATCTAGGCAGAAATATCATGAACATAAAGAGATTAATTCGTTCACCAAGTTGATCAGACTAATAACAGCGCAAGATCTCAAAATTTGCCGAGCTCCaccaagcaaaaaataaaaactacttcctaaaagaagaaaagggttaGAGCAAAAGCAACGAAGAAAAATACTCGGCTGAGGAGGAGAGGGCTACCAGCACCTTGAAAATGTGTGGTTCTGGACATTAGTAGCTTTGGCTCTCATTAAATTTCTCACACCATAATATTCAATCACATGTGATCAATTCTTAAGACGTTACCGAAAGCAAGCACTGATCTTTaactttatttaattacttATCGAGAGTCTAAGATAGATCACCAATTAAGGTAGGTGTTGCCAACATTGCTAAAACTCAAGCGGCTGGTCACATGTGCCTGTGGAGTGGCTACTCGTAGGTTTTCCTAGCTAGCGTTTTTGCCCTTCTTCtaacctaaaaaaagaaaaaaccgcAAGTGGCAAGATCATTGGTGCACACCAGGGACCCCgggaggatatatatatatatatatatatatatatatatatatatatatatatatatatatatatatatatatatatatggaatggTGTTGGTATCTCTATCCTTACGCTGgttatacaaataaataaaattccatttccattaatttaatgaaaacatTGTTATAAACTTAAGCCATGCTGTGGCTTGAACTGTATTGAGAGTTTGAGATTGATTACTAAATAAACTATACTGCAAGATCCTAATATCCTAAAATAGGTTTTTGATTTTAGAACAAAAGAAATGACCACTTCATGCAAAATACCAAAGTTAATCTTGTTTGAGAGTAATTAAATGAACATGGTGGCTCAAAATTAAATACCAAACACTTGCAAGGTCGCAGTTATATAGTTTTGACTCTGCTACTgctttttgcaaaaaaataaaaaataaaaatcacatgttAGAATCCTTTTTTAATAGACTGGAACCAATCAGAGAATGTATAAATAGAAATTttgacttttttctttctttctttttttaaaaagaagtcTTTACCGTTGATTCCACGTGCAAGCAAGAGGTCagaaagaagagaagggaaGATAACTTCAATCATGATCATCAGCAATGGGTTGCAATCATCGAGACCACTAGGGTGGGATCAGAAGAAATAGAGGGAGGTGCTTGCTTTTGTGATTTCAAGCCACTCTTCCACGTTTGTTAATTTTATACCCTGTTGACTTCGACATCCACTTAtttattctgtttttctttatagAGATTATTAAAggcatagttttttaaattggtctGGTTTAAGGTTTGAATTCTGAAttatttggattaatttttttaaaaatcaaaatgatatcattttagtaaaaaaaataaaagttaatgaGTTACAACCGAGTTTTGCTAGGTCAACTAGGTCGTCGGGTCAACTTACCGGGTCAGCCTGGTTACAttggattttttctattttttctttaatctggTCTAGTTTTAGCCTCGGGTCGGCCAGGTCCCTGATTGACTCACCGAGctagatttcaaaactatgattataTGTTTAGTTGCTATGTTcatcattttataattataatgaaactAAAAGATTAAGTGGTTTCACAATTTCAATTACTGAAGAAGTAGAGTTATTTGTACTGTGGATTGGTACgttgtagtattttttttttcacccttgAGAAATTGTCACTgatgtttattgaaaattaatgtGTTGTTCatatataaattgtttaaaaattgattgtatatggaatattatttattttattattgtgaactatttaaatataatataaaatttgtatagctatatttgtttttattatatatatttgttgtggttttgttaattgattggtTGTTATGAGAATTGTAGGCTTGaagattataataattatatataaaaaaaagtgacaaAACTTACAAAATATTTAGGACTTCTCGACAGAAATGACAACAAAAACTTCTAGAGGCAATTTCGTTGCCAACATAGTTTCTAATGGAAAATGAATGAGtacaaatcttaatttttagtaTGGATCATATTGATCTGGCAATATTTTTcattgccaaaaaaaataaaaatccaatggAAACAAAAATCCCAATGAGATATTGTCCGATGGTGTGTTTTAATTGGCAATTCCATCAACAATGCAAAAATATAGATGATATTTAGCttaaacatcaataaaaatattctattggtgttttctaatttataattaaataaaaaataaattttaaaaaatacataattctttttaaataatgtaaACAAAAACATGCATTTCCTAATTTCatcttatttatttctatttacaACGCAAGTACCAGAATTTTGTATACTACTAACGGATTTTCTTGTCAGTATTTAGATACAAATTCTGTtggaaaaacatttattaatagAATCACGACGGtatcaattcattaaaaaacatatcatctatgatttttattttgtaagtcatttataaaaattcaatttaattacttttaggttataaaatattaacatgcATCACAGTTTCAAAATACATAGACAGCTCACTTTATAATGAATTAGTGGGCATAAGTAAATGGAAAAAAGTTCAATaaatctttttgaaattttaaccatCAATTTTACAAGAACAGGTTGGAAATGCAAACACGgcaagagaaaatattttattactttatgTTGATAACTAGAGTGAAAAACGTAAACGTCTGATAAAGTCTCATGAGACCCTGTAGACAACGTTGCAACGAAGCTCAGTCCAAAGTCCAAAAGAGGTACACAAGAAATGTATATATTGAGTATTATTAagaagttaatataaaaatgcttttaaaatcttattcaataattaaatatttaagttggggttattatttgatatttaattaagtgACATATCGTAAGTTAAAATCCTATCACTCCCTCAATCTTTTTCTAAatctaaatctttttattttgaatatataaatattatatgttaTTCTAGAGACAAGCGTTAAAAACTCTTCAGATGAAATGTGACAAACCATCTAGTTGAAGTGATttttttgtgtgagaaaaggtgtgttttgatgactctggtgattgaaaggtttggcaaGTACCTGGAAACATGGCCAAAGACGCTCtcggaatggtaagcttggaagagctgcaggaTGCAAGTGTGTGATGAAAAAGCAAGAGGATAATTGCCCATataaatggcaaagggggtgattgttggaATATTGCCAATTATGTGGCTGCCATTGTCAAAGAAAGAGACtacaatggtgggttgttggtggcaaccaacaaccattgtctaatgtcaaagtttggtaagtttggcagccacaATTGTTGACAAAAAAGCAAGAGGAGTTGCCAtgaatgcctataaatagaggcatacatTAGAGAACAAAATGAGAGGGTTGAGAGAGGGATAGTAGAGCCAAAGATGTGAAAAATGCAGGAGAGAGTGAGTTGCCAAGGCAGCTAGCAgtagctgccattgcagcactaagaagagaaaaatagagTGAGGTTGAGAGTTGTCAAAGAGGGGATGATTCCTCctcctttatttttgtaaatcttGTACTCTTCCTATATAATGCAATGGCTTTTCCtatggatgtaggcggtttgccgaaccacgttaaatattatgtcagtgtgcttagcctccaaTGAACGAATATCAGAACATCACCAGTCGGAATTCCCaacattattttgttaatatctATGCATTTATAGTCGTGTTTAAATataatgttaataaataaaagtttgtgATTACAAATCGATCATATTTCTAATATGATTATCAATATTTTCATATACTaatgttttcattttataaaaaggataatttaaaatatgtataCCAACCAattattctatatataaatgattaaatatgctaaataaaataaaaatatagtttatttttttggagtctgaaaatcatcatatatatatgttaacaaGAACGGTTCAAAGGtcccataaaaaagaaaaacacaagtataacataaaaaaaaactagcggtcccataaaaaacaaatataaatgtaACTGGACCTGATTGATCTACAAGTAGTTAAATAACAAGGAAAAGCTTGTCGATTTAATTACAAGTTAAAAGCAAAGGGTACTCTAAGACATGTAATTAGGCAAAAAAACGAGAAAAGACAAATATAGATTAGATGCTCTAGAGTATAGATGACCCTAATTAGGGCTACATGTATAGCTTATGTACAAGAAGTCCAAAGGAACTTAACTGGAATTTAAGGAACCCAATAATACAAATTAGATATTATCCATGCAATGTCCTCCCATCATTGCTATAAATAGCTAACATCCGCTGCCCACTAATACAAATTAACACGGTAAGAGTTTCTTTCGAGAAATACAAGCAACTTGGTTTTTGATCGTGAGGGAGAGAGCTGCACAAGAGAGACTtgatacatacatatatatagttctttcttttttttgcagcagcagcagcagagagATGGCCTTGCATTTTACATGGGTGTTCGGTTTTGGTCTTTTAGGTATATAAACAAGCTAAGTGCCAGCTTGTTAATGTCGAgggttattttcttattttattggttttataatatataatttaaatgaatttacttaatttttactATCCTATTCAAATTGTTAAGCTTATTATTATACACGTAAGAATTAatctattaatttattatcagtAAACTACTGAACTCtctatttatcaaattattttttcgtGCTCAAGACTCAATACTTATAATTAACGAATTGTAGGGGTGGAATCATGAAAAGTAGGAAAGAATACAAACTAGAATGAATGTGCAAAAGTTATAGGgatgaaaatgtaaaaataattgttacgtGAGATGGCTCGTTTCACATGAATAACTTCAGATTCATATAGAATTATAAATCTATCCTAATCTGCTCTAATCTTAACTTAATCCACACTTACCCTTCATCGTCTCCTCTCACCATACAGTTGAATGTCTCAACTTTAAGGATAATAAGGCGGTTCTACATCGATCGAGATGAAACTTCTTGATGCATGGAAATTATTAAGCTTCTTTgcataatattttggataattttctctctctcagtGTACTATCTTCAAGAAAATGGTTCAGATTATTACACTCATTTTGCttctattaattttctttttggctgCCAATTGTAGGCAACATCATCTCCTGTTTGGTCTGCCTTGCTCCTTTGTAAGTCTTACTTACTCCGCAAATCTCCAGTTTTCCACATACTCAATAATTACCTTCCTCTATAAATTTTACTAAATTGTgataaccaattaaaaaatatatatcacagGCCAACTTTTTATCAAATCTGCAAGAAGAAAACAAGCCAAGGGTTTCAATCTATCCCATATGTGATTGCACTATTCAGTGCAATGCTTTGGCTGTTCTATGCAACTTTTAGTGAGAATGCCATGCTTCTTATCACCATTAATTCCTTCGCCTTTTTCATGGAGATCGGCTATATTGCTGTCTACCTTTTCTACGCCACCAAGGAGGACAAAGTATGTATATCTACTTTCACCTCAATATCGCTGCATGTCTACCTCAAAATGTGAAAAGGGTCCTTATTTTCACATTATTGGCTTACTAATTTGAAGTAATTAATTTCGTGCAGATTCTGACTTTCAAGCTTCTCCTGTTGTTCAATATTTTCGGGTTCGGTCTCATCTGTGCACTAAGTCTCTTACTAACAGAAGGCACTAAACGTGTCAAAGTTCTAGGATGGATTTGCATGGTATTTGCTCTCTGTGTTTTTGTCGCACCTCTTGGCGTTGTGGTCAGTAACTTGAGCATGCAACTCAAATATCAACAGTTgcatattttaaagaaaatattgcaCTAGGATATTCGTTTTCCTAATACGTAATTGTATTTTGCAGAGAAAAGTTATAAGAACAAAGAGCGTGGAATTCAtgcctttttctttgtctttcttCCTCACTCTGAGTGCAGTGATGTGGTTCTTTTATGGTTATCTAAAGAAAGACAAGTTTGTTGCTGTAAGTTCAATATGATATCTTCCAAAAAAAACGTACAATTaaggttttatttaaattattatcctaatttatgattgtttttgttttgaatcaacAGATTCCGAACATCTTGGGG contains:
- the LOC133675867 gene encoding RNA pseudouridine synthase 7 isoform X3; protein product: MIIMSVLLNVDGYKLMEKWFLFRTLLNRRRRSAISCTDCRHEPPVMAWDVPILDKEDDVVTVWKPATVPVHPCGQYRKNTVVGVLQAEHGLAPLFPVHRLDRLVSGLLILARNATRADLFRQEIEAGKVQKQYVAKVFGVFPEDEQIVDVNVNYNAREGRSTVEVGNSCDGSPIKGKTACTKFTRIGTNGIHSIVLCKPITGRTHQIRVHLQYTGHPIANDILYLSENVTNRSSEGLNADRAAHSPNNCLVPENNSSDKYEDSTEEDFDIDPMCTNCPNLVPKGYDGHEEGLWLHCVQYSGSGWVYQCPYPDWAVLT
- the LOC133675867 gene encoding RNA pseudouridine synthase 7 isoform X4, yielding MIIIAVKCGRIQVDGEMVPVSYIVKSSQKISHFVHRHEPPVMAWDVPILDKEDDVVTVWKPATVPVHPCGQYRKNTVVGVLQAEHGLAPLFPVHRLDRLVSGLLILARNATRADLFRQEIEAGKVQKQYVAKVFGVFPEDEQIVDVNVNYNAREGRSTVEVGNSCDGSPIKGKTACTKFTRIGTNGIHSIVLCKPITGRTHQIRVHLQYTGHPIANDILYLSENVTNRSSEGLNADRAAHSPNNCLVPENNSSDKYEDSTEEDFDIDPMCTNCPNLVPKGYDGHEEGLWLHCVQYSGSGWVYQCPYPDWAVLT
- the LOC133675867 gene encoding RNA pseudouridine synthase 7 isoform X1, whose product is MKRKRVEKEEAAEKKMEIVWQTPANPPEKHDYIFRDGRRHVRPYHFEFISHVKNRWAGKTIVDLFAEEFKGRPYDYYVSAVKCGRIQVDGEMVPVSYIVKSSQKISHFVHRHEPPVMAWDVPILDKEDDVVTVWKPATVPVHPCGQYRKNTVVGVLQAEHGLAPLFPVHRLDRLVSGLLILARNATRADLFRQEIEAGKVQKQYVAKVFGVFPEDEQIVDVNVNYNAREGRSTVEVGNSCDGSPIKGKTACTKFTRIGTNGIHSIVLCKPITGRTHQIRVHLQYTGHPIANDILYLSENVTNRSSEGLNADRAAHSPNNCLVPENNSSDKYEDSTEEDFDIDPMCTNCPNLVPKGYDGHEEGLWLHCVQYSGSGWVYQCPYPDWAVLT
- the LOC133675867 gene encoding RNA pseudouridine synthase 7 isoform X2 codes for the protein MKRKRVEKEEAAEKKMEIVWQTPANPPEKHDYIFRDGRRHVRPYHFEFISHVKNRWAGKTIVDLFAEEFKGRPYDYYVSAVKCGRIQVDGEMVPVSYIVKSSQKISHFVHRHEPPVMAWDVPILDKEDDVVTVWKPATVPVHPCGQYRKNTVVGVLQAEHGLAPLFPVHRLDRLVSGLLILARNATRADLFRQEIEAGKVQKQYVAKVFGVFPEDEQIVDVNVNYNAREGRSTVEIRVHLQYTGHPIANDILYLSENVTNRSSEGLNADRAAHSPNNCLVPENNSSDKYEDSTEEDFDIDPMCTNCPNLVPKGYDGHEEGLWLHCVQYSGSGWVYQCPYPDWAVLT
- the LOC133675305 gene encoding bidirectional sugar transporter SWEET10-like, with the protein product MALHFTWVFGFGLLGNIISCLVCLAPLPTFYQICKKKTSQGFQSIPYVIALFSAMLWLFYATFSENAMLLITINSFAFFMEIGYIAVYLFYATKEDKILTFKLLLLFNIFGFGLICALSLLLTEGTKRVKVLGWICMVFALCVFVAPLGVVRKVIRTKSVEFMPFSLSFFLTLSAVMWFFYGYLKKDKFVAIPNILGFIFGILQMVLYLIYRNPKKNEVAEPKTQELSEQYCSDINIAMPKLNEGGGNEVFEAHSAKDQTKEAMDVTNKV